Proteins found in one Triticum aestivum cultivar Chinese Spring chromosome 4D, IWGSC CS RefSeq v2.1, whole genome shotgun sequence genomic segment:
- the LOC123098204 gene encoding cytochrome P450 94B3 produces MAIALAAFLLIPLFSLGAVFVLRAWRLDKKAPAQRTPRTRPYPLLGHLPQFLANRHRVLDWLTEVLALQPTCTLVFRRPGGVRGVITANPTNLEHIMRASFDNYPKGQRFAALLHDFLGRGIFNADGEPWRAQRKAASYEFNTCSLRLFVARSVHSELHGRLLPLLRRAAGSGSQLDLQDMLERYAFDNICRVAFDHDPGQLPDGDDGCGARPEVESAATTASSSFADAFRDAANLSAGRFQYAVPGFWMIKKALNLGSERRLRESIAMVHGFADRIIRSRREEMSMGCEKHDLLSRFMASQGESYTETSLRDVVISFLLAGRETTSSALTWFFWLLSSRPDVERRIRDEVAAVRARRAVGDLGRPGFDLDELREMHYVHAAITESMRLYPPVPVNFLRAEAADVLPDGTAVGAGWFVAYNSYAMGRMEPVWGEDARAYRPERWLDPAEGTFQPDSPFRYIAFHAGPRICLGKEMAYIQMKSIVACVLEEFELAVDGAYRPRQVTSLTLRMADGLPVRVKARVN; encoded by the coding sequence ATGGCAATCGCATTGGCAGCCTTCCTCCTGATACCGCTCTTCTCCCTGGGCGCAGTCTTCGTCCTCCGTGCGTGGCGACTCGACAAGAAGGCGCCGGCGCAGCGCACGCCGAGGACGCGGCCGTACCCGCTGCTCGGCCACCTGCCGCAGTTCCTGGCGAACCGGCACCGCGTACTGGACTGGCTCACCGAGGTGCTCGCGCTCCAGCCCACCTGCACGCTCGTGTTCCGCCGGCCCGGCGGCGTCCGCGGCGTCATCACGGCGAACCCGACCAACCTGGAGCACATCATGCGCGCCAGCTTCGATAACTACCCCAAGGGCCAGCGCTTCGCGGCGCTGCTCCACGACTTCCTCGGCCGGGGCATCTTCAACGCCGACGGCGAGCCGTGGCGCGCGCAGCGGAAGGCGGCCAGCTACGAGTTCAACACGTGCTCGCTCCGCCTTTTCGTGGCCCGAAGCGTGCACAGCGAGCTGCACGGCAGGCTCCTCCCGCTCCTGCGTCGTGCCGCCGGGTCCGGCAGCCAGCTCGACCTCCAGGACATGCTCGAGCGGTACGCGTTCGATAATATCTGCCGCGTCGCCTTCGACCACGACCCCGGCCAGCTCCCGGACGGAGACGACGGATGCGGCGCTCGCCCAGAAGTCGAGAGCGCGGCGACGACCGCGAGCAGCAGCTTCGCCGACGCGTTCCGGGACGCGGCCAATCTCAGCGCGGGCAGGTTCCAGTACGCCGTCCCAGGATTCTGGATGATAAAGAAGGCGCTTAACCTGGGCTCCGAGCGGCGGCTGCGCGAGTCAATTGCCATGGTGCACGGCTTCGCCGATCGCATCATACGGTCGCGGCGGGAGGAGATGAGCATGGGCTGCGAGAAGCACGACCTGCTGTCGAGGTTCATGGCGAGCCAGGGCGAGAGCTACACCGAGACGTCCCTCCGAGACGTAGTGATCAGCTTCCTCCTCGCGGGGCGGGAAACGACATCCTCAGCGCTCACCTGGTTCTTCTGGCTGCTGTCCTCGCGCCCGGACGTGGAGCGCCGCATCCGCGACGAGGTCGCCGCCGTGCGCGCCCGCCGAGCGGTCGGTGATCTCGGCAGACCCGGGTTCGATCTCGACGAGCTGAGGGAGATGCACTACGTGCACGCGGCCATCACGGAGTCGATGCGGCTGTACCCGCCGGTGCCGGTGAACTTTCTGCGGGCAGAGGCCGCCGACGTCCTGCCGGACGGCACGGCGGTGGGGGCAGGTTGGTTCGTGGCGTACAACTCGTACGCCATGGGGAGGATGGAGCCCGTGTGGGGCGAGGACGCGCGGGCGTACCGGCCGGAGCGGTGGCTGGACCCGGCGGAGGGGACGTTCCAGCCGGACAGCCCGTTCCGCTACATAGCGTTCCACGCGGGACCGAGGATCTGCCTCGGGAAGGAGATGGCCTACATCCAGATGAAGTCTATCGTGGCGTGCGTGCTGGAAGAGTTCGAGCTCGCGGTGGACGGCGCGTACCGGCCGCGGCAGGTGACCTCCTTGACGTTGCGGATGGCGGACGGGCTCCCGGTGAGGGTGAAGGCTAGAGTGAATTGA